From Rhodococcus sp. B7740:
GTGAAACACGCTCCTTCTCGGATGAATGCACGTCTGCGGTGCGGCGGGTGGGCCTGCGCTCGGATCAGCCCTGGACGTTCTCGGCGGCGGTGTTCAGCGCCGATGCCACGTCGTCGAGGATGTACGGAATGGTGAGCACCGTCAGGCCGCCGAACGCGAAGTTCTTGTCCGCACTGAGGTTCTCGGTCGATGCAGTGCGCCCCTGCGCCAGCACGGGCTGCGAGGCCACGGCCGGTTCGACGAGGAAGGCACCCAGCGATTCCTTGTCGTAGGCGACGACGAACAACACATCCGACTTCAGCAACGAGGCCTGCTCGAGGCTGAGCTCGAAGTACACGGCATCGGGATCCTCGACCGGGTCGGCCTCCTGGATGGTGGGCTCGTTGACCAGACCGAGCTGTTCGAGGAACTCGACGCGCACGTCGTCGTCCTTGCTGACGGCGAACGTGCCCGGAGCGTTGGGCAACGCGATGGTGACCGTCTTACCCTTCAGCGCCGGATATTTCGCAGCCGCGTCGGCGATGGAACCCTCGACTCCGGACACCAGATCGGCAGCCTCCTTCTCCTTGCCCAGGGCCTTGCCCGCGATGGTCAGCTGGTCCTCCCACGAGGTGGTCCACTGCTCGTCCGGGTACGCGACGACCGGCGCGATGTCGGAGAGCTGGTCGAACTCCTCCTGGGTCAGTCCCGAGTACGGAGCGAAGATGAGGTCGGGGGCGGCGGCGGCGAACTGCTCGACCGGGACCGCGCCGGTTCCGTCACCGGAGAGCAGCGTGGGTGTTTCGCCGCCCAGGTCGGCGAGCGCCTTCGCGTCCCACTGCAGAATGCCGCGGTCGTCCGCTCCGTACTGAGCGCCGTCGAAGGTCGGCATGGCGACGGGCACGACACCGAGGGCGAGAATGGCGTCCTGGTTGGACCAACCCCAGGTCGCGATCCGCTCGGGTGCCTCGGGGATCGTCGCGGATCCGAGTGCGGAATCGATGGTGACCGGGAATGCCGATTCCTGCGCAGCAGTCGTGGATTCGGCTGTGGGTGCCTCGTCGGTACCACTGCTGCACCCGGCGGCGAGGGCGATGGTCAGCCCTCCGGCGAGCGCGATCGACGCGGCGCTCCTCATCCACTTCGTACGAACCTTCATCGTTGCTCGGTACCTCTCGACTCGACCACGCGCTTCGGCGTCCAACACCCGACCGGGTGAGGCGACTGACAAGGTAACACTTATGAGGTAATCCTTGCCTCACTAGGAGCGCCGGCAGCGAGTATTCGGCACGTGGCCGACAACGCGTCGTGCCACAGCCCCGCGAGTTCCTCGACACCGGACAGCACCCCCTCCGGCCAGCTCATCGTCACACCCAGCACGGACGAGTCACGGAGGTCGTGGATGTAACTGTCCACGATCAAGGCGTAGCCGCAGGGGGTGTTCACCCCGGGGGTCGAGTCGAGGCTGCTGCGCAGCCGACTGGCACCGAACGGCCCGTCGGTTGTCGCGTCGAAACGACCGAGGTAGTTGAATTCGATGTCTGCACCGGGTGTTCCGCGCAGAGTCTCGCCGGCGTCGCCGCCCATCCACCGCAACAGTCCATAGGTCGATCCGTCTCCCGGCACCGAGTCCCTGGACGCCTTGGCGGCGGTTGTCAGTTCACGCAGAACGGACTCTGCCGCAGGGAGATTCCCCTCGTGCGCGGTCAAGGTGCGGTGATCCCGAGGCTTCGCGGTCAGACGGAGCGGGAACACCGCAGTGAGCCATCCGACCACGGCCGAGCCGTCCACTCGGTCGGAGGCCACTCCCGAGCGTCCGTGACCTTCGACATCGACGACGAACGACTGCGGGTCCACTGCATCGGGATTCGTCCAGTGTGCGACTGCCGCAGCGAAAGTCGCCAACAGCAGGTGTTCGACGGAGACCCCGAGGTGAGTACGAACCGCCG
This genomic window contains:
- a CDS encoding ABC transporter substrate-binding protein, with translation MKVRTKWMRSAASIALAGGLTIALAAGCSSGTDEAPTAESTTAAQESAFPVTIDSALGSATIPEAPERIATWGWSNQDAILALGVVPVAMPTFDGAQYGADDRGILQWDAKALADLGGETPTLLSGDGTGAVPVEQFAAAAPDLIFAPYSGLTQEEFDQLSDIAPVVAYPDEQWTTSWEDQLTIAGKALGKEKEAADLVSGVEGSIADAAAKYPALKGKTVTIALPNAPGTFAVSKDDDVRVEFLEQLGLVNEPTIQEADPVEDPDAVYFELSLEQASLLKSDVLFVVAYDKESLGAFLVEPAVASQPVLAQGRTASTENLSADKNFAFGGLTVLTIPYILDDVASALNTAAENVQG